A part of Candidatus Hydrogenedens sp. genomic DNA contains:
- a CDS encoding DEAD/DEAH box helicase, protein MNIAQIIDHLQNNSSFKQNLTAWKIISAEPARYEEFPEGLDERIISALAYRGIHRLYTHQAEAVKSAFRGENLCIVTPTASGKTLCYNLPVLQSILANPNSRALYLFPTKALSQDQVHELKELNDTLKLGIKTYTFDGDTPTTARQAIRSAGQIVVTNPDMLHTGILPHHTIWIHLFENLRYVVIDEIHYYRGVLGSHLTNILRRLKRIANFYNSKPQFICCSATIANPKELAEKLIEEPVTLIDRNGAPRSEKHFLFYNPPVIDAELGIRKSSTKEVTRIASQLISKDIQTIIFARSRLQVEIVTTYLKDTARRMNINDQRVCGYRGGYLPTERRAIEEGLRKGEILSVISTNALELGIDIGSLDACIMLGYSGSISSTWQQAGRAGRRQGISLVILVASSSPLDQFIITHPEYFFGQNAETATLDPNNLYILTSHLKCSAFELPFVEGETFGIDSHSTQTILEYLQEQRILHKVREQWHWSAESYPAQDISLRTAAPGNVVILDSQNHGRVIGEVDYFSAPSEIYENAIYMHQSETYTIEHLDMEDRKAYARAVETDYYTDAELKVDLGILNICEQKEEPLHSRVWGEIKVTWLPTIYKKIKFGTHENVGWGEIHLPEQTMHTLGYWMELSDALIQQAKIPIENLGDALVSLVNALRQVAPVQVLCDPSDIRAHAILKAPISQKPTLFLYERYPGGVGFSEKIFHQHYDLISAGLSLLENCSCKNGCPSCVGPAIEVGHMGKQHALQLARILIQSKKEQHRLLKN, encoded by the coding sequence ATGAATATTGCTCAGATTATAGACCATTTACAAAATAATTCTTCTTTTAAACAGAACCTGACGGCATGGAAAATCATTTCTGCGGAACCCGCAAGGTATGAGGAATTCCCGGAAGGTCTGGATGAACGGATTATTTCTGCATTAGCATATCGTGGAATCCATCGTTTATATACCCATCAGGCAGAAGCCGTCAAATCGGCCTTCCGTGGAGAAAACTTGTGTATTGTAACACCTACAGCCTCCGGAAAAACCCTTTGTTACAATCTTCCCGTATTACAATCTATTTTGGCTAATCCCAATTCACGGGCATTATATCTTTTTCCTACAAAAGCCCTTTCTCAGGACCAGGTCCATGAACTTAAAGAATTAAATGATACCCTCAAATTAGGTATTAAGACTTATACCTTTGATGGGGATACGCCTACTACAGCCCGACAAGCCATACGCAGTGCAGGACAAATTGTTGTAACCAATCCGGACATGCTCCACACAGGAATACTACCCCATCATACGATATGGATACATTTATTCGAAAATTTGAGGTATGTTGTGATTGATGAAATTCATTATTACCGGGGTGTTTTAGGAAGTCATTTAACAAATATCCTGAGAAGGCTTAAACGAATCGCAAATTTTTACAATTCCAAACCTCAATTTATTTGTTGTAGTGCTACCATTGCCAATCCGAAAGAACTGGCAGAAAAATTAATAGAAGAACCGGTAACCCTGATTGACCGCAATGGAGCTCCTCGAAGTGAAAAACATTTTCTTTTTTACAATCCTCCTGTCATTGATGCTGAACTGGGAATTCGCAAATCTTCTACCAAAGAGGTTACCCGAATTGCATCCCAATTGATTTCTAAGGATATTCAAACCATTATCTTCGCTCGAAGTAGACTTCAGGTAGAAATTGTTACCACCTATCTTAAAGACACCGCTCGCCGAATGAATATTAATGACCAACGTGTTTGCGGCTATCGTGGAGGTTATCTTCCCACGGAGCGAAGGGCTATTGAAGAAGGCTTGAGAAAAGGAGAAATATTGTCCGTAATAAGTACAAATGCACTGGAATTAGGAATTGATATTGGTTCTCTGGATGCTTGTATTATGTTGGGTTATTCTGGAAGCATTTCCAGCACTTGGCAACAGGCTGGAAGAGCAGGTAGAAGACAGGGAATATCCCTGGTTATCCTGGTGGCATCCAGTTCCCCCTTAGACCAATTTATTATCACTCACCCAGAATATTTCTTCGGGCAAAATGCAGAAACAGCCACATTGGACCCTAACAATCTGTATATTTTAACCAGCCATTTAAAATGTTCTGCTTTTGAACTTCCTTTTGTTGAAGGGGAAACTTTTGGTATTGATTCTCATTCCACTCAAACAATTTTAGAATATCTGCAAGAGCAACGGATACTCCATAAAGTAAGAGAACAATGGCACTGGAGTGCGGAGTCGTATCCTGCGCAGGATATTAGCCTTCGGACAGCCGCTCCGGGAAATGTAGTTATCCTCGACAGCCAGAATCATGGGCGGGTTATTGGTGAAGTAGATTATTTTTCAGCCCCTTCTGAAATCTATGAAAATGCCATCTATATGCACCAAAGTGAAACCTATACCATTGAACACCTCGACATGGAAGACCGAAAAGCATACGCTCGTGCTGTAGAAACAGATTATTATACCGATGCAGAATTAAAGGTAGATTTAGGAATTCTGAATATTTGTGAACAAAAGGAAGAACCTTTGCATAGCCGGGTATGGGGAGAAATAAAGGTTACATGGTTGCCCACCATATACAAAAAAATAAAATTTGGGACACATGAAAATGTTGGCTGGGGAGAAATCCATCTTCCGGAACAAACAATGCATACTTTAGGATACTGGATGGAACTGTCTGATGCTCTAATTCAACAGGCGAAAATACCTATAGAAAATCTTGGTGATGCATTAGTATCTCTGGTAAACGCATTACGGCAGGTGGCACCTGTTCAAGTTCTCTGTGACCCTTCGGACATCCGTGCCCATGCTATCTTAAAAGCCCCTATTTCACAGAAGCCTACTCTTTTTTTATATGAACGATATCCGGGTGGAGTTGGATTTAGTGAAAAGATTTTTCATCAGCATTATGATTTAATATCGGCCGGGCTTTCTTTACTTGAAAATTGTTCCTGCAAAAACGGCTGTCCAAGCTGTGTCGGTCCTGCAATCGAGGTCGGACATATGGGAAAACAACATGCCCTGCAATTAGCACGAATTCTAATACAGAGCAAAAAAGAACAACATCGTCTTTTAAAGAATTAA
- a CDS encoding CCA tRNA nucleotidyltransferase: MNGKKDKYLLLEKGARQICSTLQKKGYIAYFAGGCVRDLLMERKPIDYDIATNAIPEEIHRHFPNSIMLWKHFGVVRVLLPEGEYEVTTFRSDGPYLDGRHPSSVVFSSPQEDAQRRDFTINALFFDPSTNEIIDYVGGQEDIYQGIIRTVGNPYHHFSEDYLRLLRAARFSARFNFKIEENTLEAMKKLHAGIQKVSAERIRDELIKILTEGNPSWAFKILDQTGLLVEILPEISALKGIEQDKEYHPEGDVLSHTFLTLKYLKNPSSVLAMAVLLHDIGKKQTFTYTDRIRFPKHEALGAQMAKQIMERLRFSRSEIEDVAWLIKNHMTLLQYPQMRESTRKRLFKNSLFPLLLELVKIDIQSSSGDLSSIKSIEKDYQIFLQNVPQYQPLLRGKDLIGLGFSPGPLFRTILNEVENAQFEGTLKTHEEAIQFVLQHWQPS, from the coding sequence ATGAACGGGAAAAAAGACAAATATTTATTGTTAGAAAAAGGGGCACGACAAATATGTAGTACCCTTCAAAAAAAAGGCTATATAGCCTATTTTGCTGGAGGTTGTGTTCGTGACCTTTTAATGGAAAGAAAACCAATTGATTATGATATTGCTACTAATGCTATTCCAGAAGAAATACACCGTCATTTCCCGAACTCTATTATGCTCTGGAAACATTTTGGTGTAGTCCGTGTTTTATTACCCGAGGGAGAATATGAAGTAACTACCTTTCGTTCTGATGGTCCTTATCTGGATGGAAGACATCCATCTTCTGTGGTATTTTCTTCACCTCAGGAAGATGCTCAACGGAGGGATTTCACTATTAATGCCTTATTTTTTGACCCATCTACAAATGAAATTATTGATTATGTAGGAGGGCAAGAGGATATTTATCAGGGGATTATTCGAACCGTTGGTAATCCTTATCATCATTTTTCTGAAGACTATCTTCGTCTTTTAAGGGCCGCACGATTTTCCGCCCGATTCAATTTCAAAATTGAAGAAAATACCCTGGAAGCGATGAAAAAACTTCATGCGGGAATACAAAAAGTATCAGCCGAACGGATACGCGATGAGTTGATAAAAATCCTTACAGAAGGCAATCCTTCCTGGGCATTTAAAATTCTTGACCAAACCGGCTTGCTTGTAGAAATTCTTCCAGAGATTTCAGCACTTAAAGGTATTGAACAGGATAAAGAATATCATCCCGAAGGAGATGTTTTATCCCACACATTCTTGACACTAAAATATTTAAAAAATCCATCCTCCGTATTAGCCATGGCTGTGCTTTTGCATGATATTGGGAAAAAACAGACCTTTACTTATACAGACCGTATCCGATTTCCAAAACACGAAGCCCTAGGTGCCCAAATGGCAAAACAAATTATGGAACGATTACGATTCTCCCGTTCGGAAATTGAAGATGTAGCCTGGTTAATAAAAAATCACATGACTTTACTTCAATACCCCCAAATGAGGGAAAGTACCCGAAAAAGATTGTTCAAAAATTCCCTGTTCCCTCTCCTTTTAGAATTGGTAAAAATTGATATTCAGTCCAGTTCAGGAGATTTGTCTTCTATAAAGTCTATAGAAAAAGATTACCAGATATTTCTACAAAATGTTCCTCAATATCAACCTTTACTTCGAGGCAAGGATTTGATTGGTTTAGGTTTCTCTCCGGGACCTCTATTTCGCACCATCTTAAATGAGGTAGAAAATGCCCAGTTTGAAGGAACTCTCAAAACACACGAAGAAGCTATTCAATTTGTTTTACAGCATTGGCAACCCTCCTGA
- a CDS encoding metallophosphoesterase → MKPWAFVQCSDLHLGYDPDGVWNNRILTTKSFDIFQCFLKDVPAYSPDFIIITGDICSCEDDIIPKKIKNLFNSLGIPLYLLGGNHDLSTHQIRERELKCFDKELPEGAFTYAFTHKNLRFCMLEVSWKWNDSSVHAVRDPEHTINMKESHKGYQWVLSKEHLHWLENELKEHKNYPIVVSIHTPLFPIPDRCKFEGYKDSGILSNAEEVQDLLVKHPRPCIILSGHMHMNYVVRSKNIVQITTSALCEYPIEFRKFSVHTHKIEVHTFGLSNTNFAQQSLIPGRESVQGLTEDRTFIINLE, encoded by the coding sequence ATGAAACCATGGGCGTTTGTTCAATGTTCAGATTTACATCTGGGCTATGACCCAGATGGAGTATGGAATAATCGTATTCTTACTACAAAATCGTTCGATATATTCCAATGCTTTTTGAAGGATGTTCCGGCATATTCGCCAGATTTTATCATAATTACAGGCGATATTTGTTCCTGTGAAGACGATATTATTCCTAAAAAAATAAAGAATCTCTTTAATTCGCTGGGGATACCGTTGTATCTTTTAGGTGGAAACCATGATTTAAGCACTCATCAAATTCGGGAACGAGAATTAAAATGTTTTGATAAGGAACTTCCAGAGGGTGCGTTTACTTATGCATTTACTCATAAAAATTTGCGGTTTTGTATGCTGGAAGTAAGCTGGAAGTGGAATGACTCTTCTGTTCATGCCGTTCGTGACCCGGAACATACTATTAATATGAAAGAAAGTCATAAAGGTTATCAGTGGGTTTTATCTAAGGAACATTTACATTGGTTGGAAAATGAGTTAAAAGAACATAAAAATTATCCAATCGTAGTTTCCATCCATACCCCTTTATTTCCGATTCCAGACAGGTGTAAATTCGAAGGATATAAGGATAGTGGTATTTTGTCAAATGCAGAAGAAGTGCAGGATTTATTGGTTAAGCATCCCCGTCCCTGTATTATTCTTTCAGGACACATGCACATGAATTATGTAGTCCGTTCTAAGAATATTGTTCAGATTACTACATCTGCTTTGTGTGAATATCCTATCGAATTTCGAAAGTTTTCCGTGCATACCCATAAGATAGAAGTCCATACTTTTGGTTTATCCAATACAAATTTTGCTCAACAATCATTGATTCCGGGAAGAGAATCGGTACAAGGACTAACGGAAGACCGAACATTTATTATAAATCTTGAATAA